The following coding sequences are from one Perognathus longimembris pacificus isolate PPM17 chromosome 13, ASM2315922v1, whole genome shotgun sequence window:
- the Dpf2 gene encoding zinc finger protein ubi-d4 isoform X2 produces MAAVVENVVKLLGEQYYKDAMEQCHNYNARLCAERSVRLPFLDSQTGVAQSNCYIWMEKRHRGPGLASGQLYSYPARRWRKKRRAHPPEDPRLSFPSIKPDTDQTLKKEGLISQDGSSLEALLRTDPLEKRGAPDPRVDDDSLGEFPVTNSRARKRILEPDDFLDDLDDEDYEEDTPKRRGKGKSKGKGVGSARKKLDASILEDRDKPYACDICGKRYKNRPGLSYHYAHSHLAEEEGEDKEDSQPPTPVSQRSEEQKSKKGPDGLALPNNYCDFCLGDSKINKKTGQPEELVSCSDCGRSGHPSCLQFTPVMMAAVKTYRWQCIECKCCNLCGTSENDDQLLFCDDCDRGYHMYCLTPSMSEPPEGSWSCHLCLDLLKEKASIYQNQNSS; encoded by the exons CCTCGGGGAGCAGTACTACAAAGATGCCATGGAGCAGTGCCACAATTACAATGCCCGCCTCTGTGCTGAGCGCAGTGTGCGCTTGCCTTTCCTGGACTCACAGACTGGAGTAGCCCAAAGCAACTGTTATATCTGGATGGAAAAGCGACACCGGGGTCCAG GATTGGCCTCTGGACAGCTATATTCCTACCCTGCCCGGCGCTGGCGAAAAAAGCGACGAGCCCACCCACCTGAGGATCCCCGGCTTTCCTTCCCATCTATTAAGCCAG ACACAGACCAGACCCTGAAGAAGGAGGGCCTCATCTCTCAGGATGGTAGCAGTTTAGAGGCTCTGTTGCGCACCGACCCCCTGGAGAAGCGAGGTGCCCCGGATCCCCGAGTTGATGATGACAGCCTGGGAGAGTTTCCTGTGACCAACAGTCGAGCACGGAAG CGGATCCTTGAGCCTGATGACTTCCTGGATGACCTTGATGATGAGGACTATGAAGAGGATACTCCCAAGCGCCGGGGCAAGGGGAAGTCCAAG GGTAAGGGTGTGGGCAGTGCCCGGAAGAAGCTGGATGCTTCCATCCTGGAGGACCGGGACAAGCCGTATGCCTGTGACA TCTGTGGAAAACGTTATAAGAACAGACCCGGCCTCAGTTACCACTATGCCCACTCCCACCTGGCTGAGGAAGAGGGCGAGGACAAGGAGGACTCCCAGCCACCCACCCCCGTTTCCCAGAGGTCTGAGGAGCAGAAAT CCAAGAAGGGTCCTGATGGACTGGCCTTGCCCAATAACTACTGCGACTTCTGCCTGGGAGACTCAAAGATCAACAAAAAGACAGGACAGCCTGAAGAGCTGGTGTCCTGTTCTGACTGTGGCCGCTCAG GGCATCCTTCCTGCCTCCAGTTCACCCCTGTGATGATGGCGGCGGTGAAAACCTACCGTTGGCAGTGCATCGAGTGCAAGTGCTGCAACCTCTGTGGCACCTCAGAGAATGAC GACCAGCTGCTTTTCTGTGATGACTGCGATCGTGGCTACCACATGTACTGTCTTACCCCATCCATGTCTGAGCCTCCTGAAG
- the Dpf2 gene encoding zinc finger protein ubi-d4 isoform X1, translated as MAAVVENVVKLLGEQYYKDAMEQCHNYNARLCAERSVRLPFLDSQTGVAQSNCYIWMEKRHRGPGLASGQLYSYPARRWRKKRRAHPPEDPRLSFPSIKPDTDQTLKKEGLISQDGSSLEALLRTDPLEKRGAPDPRVDDDSLGEFPVTNSRARKRILEPDDFLDDLDDEDYEEDTPKRRGKGKSKGKGVGSARKKLDASILEDRDKPYACDNSFKQKHTSKAPQRVCGKRYKNRPGLSYHYAHSHLAEEEGEDKEDSQPPTPVSQRSEEQKSKKGPDGLALPNNYCDFCLGDSKINKKTGQPEELVSCSDCGRSGHPSCLQFTPVMMAAVKTYRWQCIECKCCNLCGTSENDDQLLFCDDCDRGYHMYCLTPSMSEPPEGSWSCHLCLDLLKEKASIYQNQNSS; from the exons CCTCGGGGAGCAGTACTACAAAGATGCCATGGAGCAGTGCCACAATTACAATGCCCGCCTCTGTGCTGAGCGCAGTGTGCGCTTGCCTTTCCTGGACTCACAGACTGGAGTAGCCCAAAGCAACTGTTATATCTGGATGGAAAAGCGACACCGGGGTCCAG GATTGGCCTCTGGACAGCTATATTCCTACCCTGCCCGGCGCTGGCGAAAAAAGCGACGAGCCCACCCACCTGAGGATCCCCGGCTTTCCTTCCCATCTATTAAGCCAG ACACAGACCAGACCCTGAAGAAGGAGGGCCTCATCTCTCAGGATGGTAGCAGTTTAGAGGCTCTGTTGCGCACCGACCCCCTGGAGAAGCGAGGTGCCCCGGATCCCCGAGTTGATGATGACAGCCTGGGAGAGTTTCCTGTGACCAACAGTCGAGCACGGAAG CGGATCCTTGAGCCTGATGACTTCCTGGATGACCTTGATGATGAGGACTATGAAGAGGATACTCCCAAGCGCCGGGGCAAGGGGAAGTCCAAG GGTAAGGGTGTGGGCAGTGCCCGGAAGAAGCTGGATGCTTCCATCCTGGAGGACCGGGACAAGCCGTATGCCTGTGACA atAGTTTCAAACAAAAGCATACCTCGAAAGCGCCCCAGAGAG TCTGTGGAAAACGTTATAAGAACAGACCCGGCCTCAGTTACCACTATGCCCACTCCCACCTGGCTGAGGAAGAGGGCGAGGACAAGGAGGACTCCCAGCCACCCACCCCCGTTTCCCAGAGGTCTGAGGAGCAGAAAT CCAAGAAGGGTCCTGATGGACTGGCCTTGCCCAATAACTACTGCGACTTCTGCCTGGGAGACTCAAAGATCAACAAAAAGACAGGACAGCCTGAAGAGCTGGTGTCCTGTTCTGACTGTGGCCGCTCAG GGCATCCTTCCTGCCTCCAGTTCACCCCTGTGATGATGGCGGCGGTGAAAACCTACCGTTGGCAGTGCATCGAGTGCAAGTGCTGCAACCTCTGTGGCACCTCAGAGAATGAC GACCAGCTGCTTTTCTGTGATGACTGCGATCGTGGCTACCACATGTACTGTCTTACCCCATCCATGTCTGAGCCTCCTGAAG